A single genomic interval of Hevea brasiliensis isolate MT/VB/25A 57/8 chromosome 4, ASM3005281v1, whole genome shotgun sequence harbors:
- the LOC110657632 gene encoding probable sugar phosphate/phosphate translocator At3g14410, whose amino-acid sequence MADRNGLLTYAYILLYIALSSGQIFFNKWVLSSKEINFPYPLGLTLLHMVFSSVLCFILTKVFKVMKVEDGMTVEIYTTSVVPIGAMFAMTLWLGNTAYLYISVAFAQMLKAIMPVAVFVLGVAAGLEVMSCRMLLIMSVISFGVLAASYGEINISWIGVVYQMGGVVGEALRLIFMEILVKRKGLKLNPISVMYYVSPCSALCLFIPWIFLEKPRMETHSWNFQPLVLTLNSLCTFALNLSVFLVISHTSALTIRVAGVVKDWIVVLLSALLFADTKLTVINLFGYCIAIAGVAAYNNHKLKKETSQGSPDKSQPAESIPLTDSSTSNS is encoded by the exons ATGGCAGATCGGAATGGACTTCTTACTTACGCTTACATTCTTCTTTACATCGCCCTCTCTAGTGGCCAGATCTTCTTTAACAAG TGGGTTTTGTCTTCTAAGGAAATAAACTTTCCTTATCCTCTTGGATTGACTCTACTGCACATGGTCTTCTCTTCTGTTTTGTGTTTTATACTGACGAAAGTTTTCAAG GTTATGAAAGTTGAGGATGGAATGACAGTAGAAAT ATACACAACATCAGTTGTTCCAATAGGTGCAATGTTTGCAATGACTCTTTGGCTGGGAAACACTGCCTACCTGTATATATCTGTGGCTTTTGCACAAATGTTGAAGGCTATTA TGCCAGTTGCTGTTTTCGTTCTTGGAGTGGCTGCTGGACTTGAGGTGATGAGTTGCAGAATGCTGTTAATAATGTCAGTGATCAGCTTTGGTGTTCTTGCGGCTTCTTATGGAGAGATAAATATCAGCTGGATTGGAGTTGTGTATCAGATGGGTGGAGTTGTTGGAGAAGCCTTGAGACTTATTTTCATGGAGATTCTAGTGAAAAGGAAGGGTTTGAAATTAAATCCTATATCTGTTATGTATTATGTTAGTCCCTGCAG TGCCCTTTGCCTGTTTATTCCTTGGATCTTTCTAGAGAAACCAAGGATGGAAACACATTCATGGAACTTTCAGCCTCTTGTGCTAACACTGAATTCTCTTTGTACATTTGCACTTAACCTATCAGTTTTCCTTGTGATCTCGCATACCAGTGCTCTGACTATTCGTGTGGCTGGAGTTGTGAAGGATTGGATTGTTGTCTTGCTATCTGCCCTTCTATTTGCTGATACAAAGCTCACAGTCATAAACCTGTTTGGCTACTGCATTG CAATTGCTGGCGTAGCTGCATATAATAATCACAAGTTGAAGAAGGAAACTTCCCAAGGTAGTCCTGATAAATCACAACCTGCTGAATCGATACCATTGACTGATTCATCAACTTCAAACAGTTGA